The following are encoded in a window of Anopheles stephensi strain Indian chromosome X, UCI_ANSTEP_V1.0, whole genome shotgun sequence genomic DNA:
- the LOC118504916 gene encoding protein sidekick isoform X2, whose translation MMVPTTLTVKNGTTDRRTIPGMASNPTTSLLPWWSRTNSNQRPVRIVENNAKQREQPLSSSSTNPSFPLYRTSATGRISGPAMNENGDDRLEETHRSRRRRRGRRRQPLWSNGRSTTVTTMLMHLLMLFWFLADPPTGGTVTGFSVLPDTQLQAPRFTTQPSSSGSIVSEGRTKILQCHALGYPQPTYRWIKDGIPVGNFSNSQYLKILNITRDDAGSYQCEAANKAGTIFSEKIDVVVAYMGMFVDLSEKIVSVMSGYPAILNLSYIESVPAPSVTWQTDEGPLEYNIKYAQTSSNQLIILSADEGDIRAYRARAFNTQIGREESTGFVRLNVTGNPYTEIAPEIIVHPQSMKVVRGAQTVELECIANARPLHELETIWLKDGIAIENTGIHYTQTDPWNRTITLLHVNLTHTGEYTCQVRMRTGGHPTVSSMAEVIVQEPPTFVTPLRTETLGEYGSRTVLACDVIGEPLPKITWYKNAQPIEQAAGRYTVQDDNSLEIYRLGMDDTAMFQCLASNEAGEKSAYTWLKVKTYTPIMELAPSNQTVLDGKDATMNCRAIGAPTPTIHWIYNDTYPIEASARMQILDSGDLLLSNVREADSGLYSCIRENEAGRITGSGYLTVLVRTQIVRPPADTTVLLGHSAALECGVSSDPTVPYNIDWYREPNRLPIKNSQRIGVKGDGTLEITEVRPSDVGQYSCIVTSPGGNETRSARLSVIELPFAPSNVKAVRLSASQNRAINVSWTPGFDGNSKIIKFIVQRREVPELGPLPDPLLNWVTEAANVSAQAKWILLTNLKAATAYQFRISAVNRVGEGSPSEPSEVVKLPQEAPSGPPVGFVGSARSSTEIIIQWQPPLEEHRNGQIHGYIIRYRLFGYRGSPWNYRNITNEAQRNYLIQELITWKDYIIQIAAYNNMGVGVYTDGAKIKTKEGVPEAPPTNVRVEPLNSTAIRVWWTPPNPQQINGINQGYKLQAWRFEKPPLQSPATAGSSSGTGGLIAVGAGDEASELIETEMKMLTVPPNLLDPLAEQSEVLAGLEKYTAYNITVLCFTDPGDGERSVPVPVQTLEDVPDEVSGLQFSGISDREVSVAWDPPRRTNGILTGYQVRYYVKDHPEAVRSVNLTADQTRLKVTHLTATTHYTFEVNGWTVVGAGPPKVATIQSGIEPVLPHPPYQLALSNIEAFSVVIQFTPGFDGNSSITSWIVEAQTARNLTWFVVHELHDPDASTVTVLGLMPFTTYRLRITACNVVGRSEPSEPTKDFQTIQARPKHPPFNVTVRAMSATELRVRWIPLQQTEWFGNPRGYNITYRITHDNAGTSGSGDGNGDGVAAIDGHGIQPPSGGSDGVGTWGRRSVLIEDPTANSHVLDGLEEWSVYEIAMTAVNEVGESSDSPHAFERTREAVPSMGPAVVDANATSSTTIVVRWTEVPKVHRNGQVEGYRVYYGSVAGRTPVLHKTIANNYTFTTTLTELKKYVQYDIQVLAYTRLGDGALSTPPVRIQTFEDTPGAPSNVSFPDVSFSMARIIWDVPEEPNGEILAYRVTYLLNGSQNLNFTQEFPPSDRTFRATQLLAERYYLFSVTAQTRLGWGKTAAALVYTTNNRQIPQAPSAPQISRSQVQSEQITFSWTPGRDGFAPLRYYSVQFRESEGSSWTLIPKRVDPAVTSYTATGLKPHTYYQFRIQATNDLGPSSYSKESAQIRTLPAAPSEAITGLKVVPITTTSVRVQWNALRASAWNGDAETGGYRILYQPLSDFPSTLQSTPKMDVLGVQEVSAVLADLAQDRNYEIILQPFNSQGSGPPSPPVAVYVGEAVPIGEPLNIEGEAISSTEVHLRWHPPQQNTQNGELLGYKIFYLVTDSPAQDFDPEPPPPSALGSGINGGTVARRNKTPEEEIEVVPASYTTHNLVFLDKYTEYRIQILAFNPAGDGPRSAPITVKTLPGHPGPPTNLLFTDITMNSLMVSWDVPRKPNGLILGYIVAYETTEDNEKFSKQVKQKVTGTSLIVQNLEEEVTYTFTVRAQTIDYGPTVTGNVTTGPQDGSPGSPRELMITKSQASVQMHWINGQSGKGPILGYYIETKKRDDLRWETVARTTNGPIQEFTVSFQNLLPSTAYKFRVISYNRYGISCPVYSDDAVLTPSKLYLEYGYLQLKPFYRQTWFMVALAATSIVIVIMVIAVLCVKSKSYKYKQEVQKTLEESIAMSIDERQELALELYRTRHGASANGGMNGVSSGTGTMIHSTLGRRTGTILGRKGGGGPGSSAAAAAAAASLGKSPPRPSPASVAYHSDEESLKCYDENPDDSSVTEKPSEVSSSDSQASESENESVRSDPHSFVNHYVNNDLLRQSWKRQKPVRNYSSYTDSDPEGSAVMSLNGGQIIMNNMARSRAPLPGFSSFV comes from the exons ATGATGGTGCCAACGACGCTCACGGTAAAGAACGGCACCACAGATCGCCGCACCATACCTGGCATGGCATCGAATCCCACCACCAGCCTTTTACCCTGGTGGAGCCGAACCAACAGCAACCAGCGACCAGTTAGAATCGTAGAGAACAACGCTAAGCAGCGAGAACAGCCgctgtccagcagcagcaccaatcCGTCCTTTCCACTATACCGGACCAGCGCCACGGGAAGGATCAGCGGTCCGGCGATGAACGAGAACGGCGACGATAGGCTGGAGGAAACGCATCGATCACGGAGACGGCGACGGGGCCGTCGACGACAACCGTTATGGAGCAACGGTCGATCGACAACGGTGACGACGATGCTGATGCACTTGCTGATGCTGTTCTGGTTTCTGGCCGATCCACCGACCGGCGGGACTGTGACCGGTTTCAGCGTACTGCCAG ACACCCAACTGCAAGCACCGCGATTTACCACTCAGCCATCCTCATCTGGCTCGATCGTAAGCGAAGGTCGGACGAAGATTCTTCAATGTCATGCGTTAG GTTACCCGCAGCCCACCTATCGCTGGATCAAGGATGGCATCCCAGTCGGCAACTTTAGCAACAGCCAGTATCTTAAAATATTGAACATTACGCGGGACGATGCTGGATCGTACCAGTGCGAGGCAGCGAACAAGGCCGGGACGATTTTTAGCGAGAAAATCGATGTTGTCGTTGCGT ATATGGGTATGTTTGTCGATTTGTCGGAAAAGATCGTATCGGTAATGTCCGGTTACCCGGCAATACTGAACCTATCGTACATCGAGTCGGTCCCAGCACCCTCGGTAACGTGGCAAACGGACGAAGGACCGCTCGAGTACAACATCAAGTACGCGCAAACGTCGAGCAATCAACTAATCATTCTAAGCGCGGACGAGGGCGATATACGCGCGTACCGTGCCCGTGCCTTCAACACCCAGATCGGGCGCGAGGAAAGCACCGGGTTCGTGCGGTTAAACGTTACCGGCAATCCGTACACCGAGATTGCACCGGAAATAATTGTACATCCGCAGAGCATGAAGGTGGTGCGTGGTGCGCAAACCGTCGAGCTGGAATGCATTGCCAACGCGCGCCCGCTGCACGAGCTGGAAACGATCTGGCTGAAGGATGGGATTGCGATCGAAAACACGGGCATCCACTACACGCAGACGGATCCGTGGAATCGTACGATCACGCTGCTGCACGTCAACCTAACCCACACGGGCGAGTACACGTGTCAGGTGCGGATGCGCACCGGCGGCCACCCGACCGTTTCGTCGATGGCGGAGGTAATTGTACAGGAGCCGCCCACGTTCGTGACACCGCTGCGGACGGAAACGCTCGGCGAGTACGGTTCACGCACCGTGCTGGCGTGCGATGTGATCGGTGAGCCGCTGCCGAAAATAACCTGGTACAAGAATGCGCAACCGATCGAGCAGGCAGCGGGCCGGTACACGGTGCAGGACGACAATTCGCTCGAGATCTACCGGCTCGGCATGGATGATACGGCCATGTTTCAGTGTCTTGCCTCGAACGAGGCGGGCGAAAAGTCAGCCTACACTTGGCTGAAGGTTAAAA CTTATACACCTATCATGGAGCTAGCGCCCTCGAATCAGACGGTGCTTGATGGGAAGGACGCCACAATGAACTGTCGCGCGATCGGAGCACCCACACCCACCATCCATTGGATCTATAATG ATACGTACCCCATCGAAGCGTCGGCCAGAATGCAGATTCTAGATTCGGGCGATTTGCTGCTGTCAAACGTTCGCGAAGCGGACAGTGGGCTCTACTCGTGCATACGCGAGAACGAAGCAGGTCGTATCACTGGATCCGGATATTTAACTGTgctgg TTCGTACCCAAATTGTTCGCCCACCGGCAGATACAACCGTACTGCTGGGCCACTCGGCCGCACTGGAGTGTGGTGTGTCAAGCGATCCGACCGTACCGTACAACATCGATTGGTATCGCGAGCCGAA CCGATTGCCGATCAAGAACAGCCAGCGCATCGGTGTGAAGGGTGACGGTACGCTCGAAATTACGGAAGTGCGCCCATCGGACGTCGGTCAGTATTCGTGCATCGTCACGTCGCCCGGTGGCAATGAAACGCGGTCGGCGCGGCTAAGCGTCATCGAACTGCCGTTCGCACCCTCGAACGTGAAAGCCGTACGGCTGAGCGCGTCACAAAACCGTGCCATCAACGTGTCCTGGACGCCCGGCTTCGATGGGAACAGTAAAATCATCAAGTTCATCGTGCAGCGGCGCGAGGTGCCGGAGCTGGGCCCGCTGCCCGATCCGCTGCTAAACTGGGTAACGGAGGCGGCCAATGTGTCCGCCCAGGCGAAATGGATACTGTTGACGAATTTGAAGGCGGCCACCGCGTACCAGTTCCGCATCAGTGCGGTCAATCGCGTCGGCGAGGGCTCACCGTCCGAACCGAGCGAGGTCGTGAAGCTGCCGCAAGAAG CCCCGTCAGGTCCACCGGTCGGATTCGTTGGTTCGGCACGTTCGTCCACCGAAATCATCATCCAATGGCAGCCACCGCTCGAGGAGCACCGGAACGGTCAGATCCATGGCTACATTATACGCTACCGACTGTTCGGCTACCGGGGCAGCCCGTGGAACTATCGCAACATTACCAACGAGGCGCAACGGAACTATCTCATCCAGGAGCTGATCACGTGGAAGGACTACATCATCCAGATTGCCGCCTACAACAATATGGGTGTGGGTGTGTACACTGACGGGGCAAAGATTAAAACCAAGGAAGGTGTACCGGAAGCGCCACCGACGAACGTACGCGTGGAACCACTCAACTCGACCGCGATACGCGTCTGGTGGACACCGCCCAACCCGCAGCAGATAAACGGTATAAATCAGGGCTACAAATTGCAAGCGTGGCGGTTCGAAAAGCCACCACTACAATCACCGGCGACGGCCGGATCGTCCTCCGGCACGGGCGGACTGATAGCGGTCGGGGCCGGCGATGAGGCAAGCGAGCTGATCGAGACGGAAATGAAGATGCTGACGGTGCCACCGAACCTGCTCGATCCGCTGGCAGAGCAGAGCGAAGTGCTGGCCGGGCTGGAGAAGTACACGGCGTACAACATTACCGTGCTGTGCTTTACCGATCCCGGCGACGGTGAGCGCAGTGTGCCCGTGCCGGTGCAAACGCTCGAGGACGTACCGGACGAGGTGAGCGGTTTGCAGTTTAGCGGCATATCCGACCGAGAGGTTAGCGTTGCGTGGGATCCACCGCGCCGCACGAACGGCATCCTTACCGGGTATCAGGTGCGGTACTACGTGAAGGATCACCCGGAAGCGGTACGGTCGGTCAATCTAACCGCGGATCAAACGCGGCTCAAGGTGACGCATCTTACCGCAACGACACACTACACGTTCGAGGTAAACGGGTGGACGGTTGTGGGGGCTGGCCCACCAAAGGTGGCCACCATCCAGTCCGGGATCGAGCCGGTACTGCCCCATCCACCGTACCAGCTAGCCCTGTCGAACATTGAAGCGTTCTCGGTGGTGATACAGTTTACGCCCGGCTTTGACGGCAACTCGTCCATCACCAGCTGGATCGTTGAGGCGCAAACCGCGCGCAATCTTACCTGGTTCGTGGTGCACGAGCTGCACGATCCGGACGCATCCACGGTGACCGTGCTCGGCCTGATGCCGTTCACCACGTACCGGTTGCGCATCACCGCGTGTAACGTCGTCGGCCGCTCGGAACCGTCCGAACCGACGAAAGACTTTCAAACGATTCAAGCCCGCCCGAAACATCCACCGTTCAACGTGACGGTACGGGCGATGAGTGCGACCGAGCTGCGCGTCCGCTGGATACCGTTGCAGCAAACGGAATGGTTCGGTAATCCGCGCGGGTACAACATTACCTACCGCATCACGCACGACAATGCCGGAACGAGCGGCAGTGGGGATGGTAATGGTGACGGTGTGGCAGCAATAGATGGGCACGGCATACAGCCGCCGTCCGGTGGTTCGGATGGTGTCGGCACCTGGGGTCGTCGGAGCGTGCTGATCGAAGATCCGACAGCAAACTCGCACGTGCTGGATGGGCTGGAAGAGTGGTCCGTGTACGAGATAGCGATGACGGCCGTGAACGAGGTGGGCGAATCGAGCGACAGTCCGCACGCGTTTGAACGTACGCGCGAAGCCGTCCCCTCGATGGGACCGGCCGTGGTCGATGCGAACGCAACCTCCTCGACCACGATCGTCGTGCGGTGGACGGAAGTGCCGAAGGTGCACCGTAACGGGCAGGTCGAGGGTTACCGGGTGTACTACGGTTCGGTAGCGGGGCGTACGCCCGTACTGCACAAAACGATCGCCAACAACTACACCTTCACCACCACGCTTACCGAGCTGAAGAAGTACGTGCAGTACGACATACAGGTGCTGGCGTACACGCGGCTCGGGGACGGTGCGCTGAGCACGCCCCCGGTACGCATACAAACGTTCGAAGACACGCCGGGTGCGCCGTCCAACGTGTCCTTCCCGGACGTGTCGTTCAGCATGGCGCGCATCATCTGGGACGTGCCGGAAGAGCCGAACGGTGAAATTTTAGCCTACCGCGTAACGTACCTGCTGAACGGTTCGCAGAACCTCAACTTCACCCAAGAGTTCCCACCATCCGATCGAACGTTCCGTGCCACGCAGCTGCTCGCCGAACGGTACTACCTGTTCAGCGTGACCGCCCAAACTCGGCTTGGCTGGGGCAAGACAGCGGCCGCCCTCGTTTACACCACCAACAATCGGCAGATTCCGCAGGCACCATCGGCACCGCAAATTTCCCGCTCGCAGGTACAGTCGGAGCAGATCACGTTTAGCTGGACCCCCGGTCGGGATGGGTTTGCCCCGCTTCGCTACTATTCGGTGCAGTTCCGGGAGAGCGAAGGTTCGTCCTGGACACTGATCCCGAAGCGTGTCGATCCGGCCGTTACGTCCTACACGGCGACCGGCCTGAAACCGCACACATACTACCAGTTTCGCATCCAAGCGACCAATGATCTGGGCCCGTCCAGTTACAGCAAGGAAAGCGCCCAGATTCGAACGCTTCCGGCCGCTCCGTCTGAAGCGATCACCGGACTGAAGGTGGTCCCGATTACCACCacgagtgtgcgtgtgcagtGGAACGCACTGCGTGCGAGCGCCTGGAACGGGGACGCTGAAACCGGTGGCTATCGCATACTCTACCAACCACTGTCCGACTTTCCCTCCACCCTGCAGAGCACACCGAAGATGGATGTGCTGGGCGTGCAGGAGGTGTCGGCAGTCCTCGCCGACCTTGCCCAGGATCGGAACTACGAAATCATACTCCAACCGTTCAACTCGCAAGGTTCCGGACCACCGTCACCGCCGGTTGCGGTGTACGTGGGCGAGGCGGTACCGATCGGCGAGCCGCTCAACATCGAGGGTGAAGCCATCTCGTCCACCGAGGTCCATCTGCGCTGGCACCCACcgcagcaaaacacacagaacGGCGAGCTGCTGGGGTACAAGATCTTTTACCTGGTGACCGATTCACCCGCCCAAGATTTCGATCCCGAACCACCGCCGCCATCCGCGCTCGGCAGCGGCATTAACGGTGGCACCGTTGCCCGGCGCAACAAAACACCGGAGGAAGAGATTGAGGTCGTGCCGGCCTCGTACACAACGCACAATCTGGTCTTTCTCGACAAGTACACCGAGTATCGGATACAGATACTGGCCTTCAATCCGGCTGGCGATGGGCCACGGTCCGCCCCGATCACGGTCAAAACGCTCCCGGGCCATCCGGGGCCGCCCACGAACCTGCTCTTCACCGACATCACCATGAACAGCCTGATGGTAAGCTGGGATGTGCCGCGTAAACCGAACGGCCTCATACTGGGCTACATCGTCGCGTACGAAACGACCGAAGATAATGAAA AGTTTAGCAAACAGGTTAAACAGAAGGTAACCGGCACTAGCCTGATCGTGCAGAACCTGGAGGAAGAAGTGACGTACACCTTTACGGTACGGGCGCAAACCATCGACTACGGGCCGACGGTGACTGGCAACGTAACGACCGGGCCGCAGGACGGTTCGCCCGGTTCACCGCGCGAGCTAATGATCACCAAGTCGCAGGCCAGCGTACAGATGCACTGGATCAACGGGCAGTCGGGCAAAGGTCCGATCCTGGGCTATTACATCGAAACGAAGAAGCGAG ACGATCTGCGCTGGGAAACGGTAGCGCGCACAACGAACGGTCCGATACAGGAGTTTACCGTCAGCTTTCAAAATCTGCTACCGTCGACGGCGTACAAGTTTCGCGTCATTTCGTACAACCGGTACGGCATCAGCTGTCCGGTGTACTCCGACGATGCGGTGCTAACGCCGTCGAAGCTGTATCTCGAGTACGGCTACCTGCAGCTGAAACCGTTCTACCGGCAGACGTGGTTTATGGTGGCACTGGCGGCGACCTCGATCGTGATCGTTATCATGGTTATTGCGGTGCTGTGTGTGAAGAGCAAAAGTTACAAGTACAAAC AGGAAGTTCAGAAAACGCTGGAAGAATCCATCGCAATGTCCATCGACGAACGGCAGGAGCTAGCGCTGGAGCTTTACCGCACCCGGCACGGTGCATCGGCCAACGGTGGCATGAACGGCGTAAGCAGTGGCACCGGCACAATGATCCACAGCACACTTGGCCGCCGCACCGGTACCATACTCGGCCGGAAGGGTGGCGGTGGGCCTGGTTCGAGCGCGGCGGCAGCGGCTGCGGCCGCCTCCCTGGGCAAATCACCGCCCCGTCCATCGCCCGCCTCGGTCGCGTATCACAGCGACGAGGAAAGCTTAAAGTGTTACGATGAAAACCCGGACGACAGCAGCGTCACGGAGAAACCGTCCGAGGTGAGCTCCAGTGATTCACAG GCGTCGGAAAGTGAAAACGAAAGTGTCCGGTCGGATCCACACTCGTTCGTCAACCATTACGTGAACAACGATCTGCTGCGCCAGTCGTGGAAGCGGCAGAAACCGGTACGGAACTACTCGAGCTACACCGACTCGGACCCGGAAGGGTCGGCGGTGATGAGCCTGAACGGTGGGCAAATCATCATGAACAATATGGCACGGTCGCGGGCACCACTGCCCGGCTTCAGTTCCTTTGTGTGA